The genomic region CGGAATGTTTGCATGTAAACCTTGTTTTTTTACCACAGGTAGCATGTCAAATACCTTTGATAACTTTTTGTATATTTCATCCATTCTCGTTTAATCCCATCTGTTTATGCTTTTAAATTCAGCACTTGGACAGTGAGAGAGATTTCCCCAAACATGGAATATGAGCACCATCTCTTTTGTAATTTGTCTATGGGATTATCAGTCTCTATCTTATAGCCTTTTTAACATTTACTTGGAAACATCAAATAAGTTAATTGTGGCAACAACTAACACCACCATACCAAAGTGGTGTGATGTTTCCCTGCAAACCTGTGCCACAGCAGTTCTCTTCATAAAATACATATACTGCGTGCCATAATACTTCACATATGTTTGTGCCTTTTTATATCGATGCCAGTGCTTGCAACATAGAAGTTGGTAGCAATCAGCAGATTGTCAAATGACAAATCTGTACCAACTTTTCCATCTGTCTAACAGTTCATcgatggtcttcctgtgcagtcccacatgggactgcacatgcacaggcctgccgatttTGGAGATTTTATAGCTCAATACCACCAGGGGGTGCCCCTGCCTCTCTGCGCGCATGCGTGGCCGTTCTTTCCCACCAAAACAGTGTCTAAGAGGTGGGGCGCTCctgacataccctcagttcctcttttgctgccggTGAGAGAGGTTCATAGCTCTTCTGATCATAGAATCCTTCGACGATGTCAGAAACAGCACTCTTCAAACGGTGTGTCTCCTGTGACAGAAAGATAACTAAGTCTGATGGCCATTCAAGCTGCCTTTATGGTTTGGGCGAGATCCAAGGATTGTAGAGCCTTCACCTCAAAGGCCAGATCTGAGCAGGTGGGTACTGCAAGCTTCCCTGTGGAAACATGCTATGGAAGTGATGGATCCACTGGCTAAGGCACCATCTTCTGCCTCGCCCGGTTCCACCACCCGACCTGGTCCCTTTTGGCCACGTCAACTGTGGTTTCATACTCTACTGCGGTTGCAGACCCAGATGTACAAATTCCCAGAGGAATCAGACCTTCTGATGTGGAAGGGGGTGCTCCACCATAAGATAGAGAAACTCAAACTGACAGTGTGGCTGATCTCGCAGGAGTAGGTTTTTCCTCTGGTGTGACTCATGTATTGCAGAATGCGAGGTGGCTGTCCACTTGCCAATCTTATGCATTTAAATGGGAGAAGTTTGGTGCTTGGTGTAGGGAACAGAGTTTAgatcctttcctttcctccctgcctGAGGTTTTAGATTTCCTTTGGGGATTGAAGCAACGGGGGTTATCCAACTCTTCAGTCAAGGTGTATTTGGCGGCTATTTCCGCCTTTCATCCCCCAATAGACCACAAAACGTTTTTTCTCATCACACtgccaaattatttttgaaaggatTAAATAATTTATTTCCTCCTGTTAGAACTattgttcatctacggtcttcctgtgcagtcccacatgggaagggAGTagtgggactgcgcacgcgcaggcctgccgataccggagatttctatagctctaaaccactagggggcgctccagcctccaatcgcgcatgcgcggccgctttcccgccgaaacggctcctaggaggcggagcgcccctcacataccctcagtttctctttcgccgccgatcgttgaggttctTGCTCTTCCTTCGTCGCGATGGCTGAGACGGCCTTGTTCAAGCGTTGTGAGACCTGTAACCGCaaaatgacaaggtcggatggccattctATCTGTCTTTACTGTCTTGGAGAAACGCACAATGTTCAGGCGTGTAAacattgccgcgcgtttacctccaaggctcGGGCCGAGCGGGCGGATCGACtgcatgcctccctctggcagcgtGCAATGTCGGTAGAAGATCCTCCGCCGAAGTCCTCTTCTGCACCGGCTGCACCTTCCCGTCCTCTCTCGGAGACATCGGTTGCCAGAACTCCGCGTTCCAATCTGTCCCCAAGTCGTTCGGCCCCAGCTCGGAGTTCGTCGGAGCCGACAGCTTCGGTTCCGAGAACCGTTCGGAGTCGACCTCCTTCAACTTCGTCGGCGGTCTGTACTCCACCTACCCGTGAGGTCAGCGATGACAGGGCTACCTCGGGCCCGAAGACGATCACGCCGGCTCCCCAAGAGATATCGGATCCGAGGGCTTCGGATCCGACTTCGAAACCGACTACTGGAACCGAgtctgaaaagaagaagaagaagcgtaAACAGTGTTGGAGACCCTACTTACCTCTTCGTCCTCGGTTCCGACCGGTCCTACTCCGGCTCCGTCGGAGAGACGCGATGAGTCCACTGATCGCCCTTCATCCAAGACTCCTCCGCCGGGGGCGATCCAAGAGGTGGATGTGGTTCCGATCGACAAGCCCCCTACACCATCGGGTCGGCCTCGATCGCCGTCATACGAATCGGGCTCGATTCGTTCCACTAGGAGCCGACAAGCCCGTTCCTTTGACCGGAGTTCCCGCTGTTCTTATCGAAGCCGGTCTAGAGGTAGTCGGGGCCGGGACGATCCAGGTACCCGCTATTATACTAGAGAAGACTCTTACTTCTCGGACCAACGTTATCGGAGGGTCTCGCTGTCACCGTCACCCAGAGCCGGTTCCTATGCTGGTCGTGATCATACACCCCGTCCGTCGGAGGTGGTGTCTCCTCGGAGCCGAACTCGGTACAGCGAATCCCCGTTGTCGGACTCTCCTGAGAGAGAAATTGGGCCCTCGGAGGAGGCTTCCCCAACCGATGATTTCCGAGCCTATAATGAGCTTCTTCAGAGAATGGCCAAAGCTCTGGATTTGGAAGTCACGTCGACTGAATCCAAATTTACCGACAAGATTCTACAGCATATTTATTCGGGGTCTACTCCCTCAATTGCTTTTCCCCTTATTGAAGGGTTTGCTGACATGTGGAAGAAACTTCAGTCGAGACCGGCATCAGCTACCGCTACTAACAGGAAGGTGGAGAGCCTTTACAAGACCAAGGACGATGTGCATTCCTTTCTTGCAGTGTATCCACCCCCGTCGTCACTTGTGACTGAGGAAATGCAGGCTCGTTCTCGCCAGGGTTCCTCTTCAGCTCCAGCTGACAAGGACAGCAGAAAGATTGACAGCATGGGTAGAAAGCTGTATACCTCTGCCACGTTTGGCATTAAGGTTGCTAATTATGCAGCCATGATGTCGGCATACCAATTGTTTTTGTGGAAGAaggtggcttccttccttcctaagatTCCTGAGGAGCAGCGTACTCTCCTTAGGGTCATACAAGAAGAGGCTGTCCGTTTGTCCAGGCATCAAATCAATGCTGGCAGGAGTATGGCAGACACAGCTGCCAGATCCCTTCTCTCCTCTGTGGTCTTGCGCAGGTACGCATGGCTTCGTACAACTGCCCTCCCTGCTGAGATGAGAAATAAGGTGGAGGATTTGCCGTTCGAAGGCACCACGCTGTTCTCGGAAAAGACCGATGAATATCTGTCAAAGAAGAGAACCGACCGCCTGACGGCTCGTTCGTATGGGGTACTACATCAGACCCCACAGCAATCCTCTCGTCCGTATTACcgttccttccagcgtggcagacaacatcGTTATCAGCCCTATCAGGGGTACGCGTACCAGCCACACCGACCCTACCAGAGCCCGCAGGCTGCCTTCcctagacggaggcagggccaacgtcctAGGCCTGGCTCTCAGCAACATCAACCTAAAGATCAGAGCCAATCGCAAAAAcagttctgacaatcacagggacctgatcccttttttggggacaggcttagcgCTTTCTGGAGTTCCTGGAGTTTGATttgttctgatgtttgggttctttccataattcagtttggttataaagttgaatttgttgaTTTACCCTACTTgtgtctccctgttttttcttcggATGTTCCGCGGTCAGAAATCTTGGGAGAACTCTCAGCTCTTTTACAGAAAGGAGCGATAGAGGAGATTCCTGCAGAGTCGGCTGGGTTGGGCTTCTACTCCAACCTGTTCCTAGtggagaaaaaggatggggggcttaGGCCTATCCTGGACCTCCGGGGCCTAAACAAATTTATACGGATCCGaaaatttaagatggtcacattGCAGATGGTTTTGACTTTGCGGCCCCCTTtctcttggtttgcagtcctggatttaaaggacgcctactttcatatttctattttcccgGACCATAAAATTTTTTTGCGTTTTACCTATGACCATCGTGTTTTCCAATACAGGGTCTTGCCCTTTGGTTTAGCCACTGCCCCCAGAgtattcactaaatgtatggcagtgGTAGTAGCCCACCTGCGTCTTCAGGGCTGTTGCATTTTTCCGTACCTAGATGACTGGCTTCTGGTGGGCCAGTCTGAGGCTGATGTGTCCAATCAGGTGGCTCTCACCCTGGACTTATGTCTCCGtttgggtctttttgttaataaaaaaaagtCTAAACTGAATCCTGTTCGCTCCATTCAGTTCATAGGGGTGATTTTGGACGGCGTGCGTAATGCGGGTTTCTTGCCTGCAGAGCGCGCCTCAAAGATTAAGAGACTCATTTCCACCCTTAAGAGGTGTCGTTTTCAGTCTGCTAAGTTTGTTCAGACTTtgttgggttgcatggcttctacgaCTGCAGTGGTCCCTTTAGCCAGACTGTTTATGCGACCTCTCCAATTATGGTttaattcagttttttccccgAGTAGTGATTCCCAGAATAGGAGATTGTCAGTCCCTAGACGGGTGGTGTCTGCTTTGGACTGGTGGTTAGAGGATTCTAACCTATTTGGAGGGGTGGAATTTGGGCATCGCCAAACCCATTTATCTGTCACGACAGATGCCTCTTTAtttggttggggggctcactgtgacGGGGCTTATGctcatgggttatggtctgagtcagaacgtGTGGAGCACATTAATGTCCTTGAATTGAGGGCAATCTTTTATGCTttgatctccttttcaggtgcggtccagaacaagtccgtccaagtcctgacagacaacacgacggcgatgttctatgtcaacaagcaagggggcacggcgtctgtggcacTATGCACCGAAGCGATGAGGCTTTGGCAGTGGGCTATAGACCATGCTGTGTGGTTGCATGCTGTTCACATCCCAGGAGTAGAGAACTCTATGGTGGATCAGTTGAGCAGGATAAAAGgggacaaccacgagtggtcccttcaggacaagtaTCTTGCTCCGATCTTTTCCAGGTGGGGGGATCCGGAGCTGGACCTGTTTGCGACAGCAGAGAATCGCAAGGCCCCAtgtttttgctccaggggaggcgtAGGCCTAGGATCAcgtggggacgcatttcaactaagttggtcaggtcccctgtgttatgcctttcccccGTTCCCGCTGCTAGCCAGGGTCCTCAGCAAGGTCCAGAGAGACGGGGCGACAGTCATCCTGGTGGCCCCgttttggccgaggcaaccctggtttcactcccttctgagttGGCAGAATCAGTCAATCAGTCTCCCAGTagttccagaccttctgtcctgcAAGGGGGTGTTTCACCACAACATCGGGAAACTCAaactgacggcgtggctgatCAGACCGGGGGTTCCTTTTCTTCAGCAGTAAAGCACGTCTTGCTTAACGCTAGGCGTCTGTCTACGAGACAGTCCTATGCCttgaagtgggacaaattttcggCCTGGTGTCGACAGCGAGCCTTGGACCCTTTTTTGGCTCCTCTCTCTGACATATTGGAGTTTTTGTGGGAAGTTAAACAGAAAGGCCTGTCTAATAGTTCAGTTAAGGTTTATTTACCAGCTATTTCTGCTTTCCATCCTCCTATTGATAAGAAATCTGTGTTCTCCCACTACTCTGCACGTTTGTTTTTACgagggttgaataatttgtttccccccatTCGGGCTCTGATCCCACAATGGTCATTGCCTTTAGTTTTGGCTCGCCTAATGTCCAAACCGTTCGAGCCGTTGGCCTCGTGCCCGTTACGTTTTTTATCCATGAAAGTAGCCTTTTTAGTTGCGGCCACCtcggccagaagagtgggggagtTGGCGGCTTTATCTTGCGAACCGCCTTATCTAAAGTTACACCCTGAGAAGGTTGTTCTTCGTACCAAAGTAGAGTTCTTACCTAAAGTGGTGTCTCGTTTTCATCTGTCCCAGGAACTGATactgccagttttctttccagttcagaactcagaggcagagaaagctcttcATTCCTTGGACGTCCGCAGAGCTATCttgttttatttagatagggttaAGTCTTTTAGGCTTGATTctaacttatttgtttgttttgcgggacAGAATAAAGGGAAACGGGCTACGTCCCAGACCATCtcgagatgggtggtccagactattttgacttgttattctgctgctaacttaccttgccccTTGGAGGTGCGTgcgcattccaccaggtcccaggcgtcgtctgCGGCTCTTCTCAGAGGTGTTCCTCTTCACGACATCTGTAGAGCagcgacgtgggcctcggcggataccttcgtgaaacattatgcgctggacattctggatagaaaggagacagcggtgggcacagcggtTCTCCATTCCATCTTtgtgtgatgctttggcgtcacctccacccaggtattaagctttgtaatcttcccatgtgggactgcacaggaagaccgtagatgaaaaacaggttttacttaccataactgttgttcatctaggtcttccgtgcaggcacacatgccctccctccttccccgctaactctcttggtacttaccttgcagggggcggcgaaagaggaactgagggtatgtgaggggcgctccgcctcctaggagccgtttcAGCGGGAAAGCGGGCCGCGCATGCGCGAttggaggctggagcgccccctagtggtttagagctatagaaatctccggtatcggcaggcctgcgcgtgcgcagtcccactACTCccttcccatgtgtgcctgcacggaagacctagatgaacaacagttatggtaagtaaaacctgtttttccatAGTGGTCATTGCCCCTAGTATTGACCAGACTTATGTTTAAGCCCATGGAACCATTGGCTACGTGCCCGGTACGTTTCCTCTCCATGAAGGTGGTCTTTTTGGTGGCAAttacttcagccaggagggtgggggagttggcTGCGTTGTCCTTTGAGCCCCCCTTTTTGAAAATTCACTTGGAAAAAGTAGTCCTTCAAACAAAAGTTGAGTTTCTACCTAAAGTAGTTTCTAGTTTTCATCTTTCCCAAGAGATATCCTTCCCAGTATTTTTTCGCACTCAGAGTTCTAATTCTGAGAAAGCTTTACATTCTTTCGATGTGCGTAGGGCGCTCCTTTTTTATTTGGATCGGGTTAAGCCTTTTAGGGTGGATTCCCATCTATTTCTGTGTTATTCAGGGCAGAAGAAAGGTAAAAGGGCAACCCCTCAAACCTTAGCTAGGTGGGTAGTTCAGACCATTGTAGAATGTTACGAAATTACTAACCTACCTTGTCCGTTGGGAGTTCATActcattccaccaggtcccaggcgtcatCAGCCGCTCTTCTGAAAGGTGTGCCACTCCAAGACATCTACAGGGCGGCAACGTGGGCTTCAGCTGACACGTTTGTCAAACATTATGCGTTggaccacccaggtatttaagctttgtaatctcccatgtggcaCTGCGCAGGAAGACCGtcaatgaaaaacagtgtttcacttacctgtaactgttgttcatctaggtcttctgtgcaggcacacatgccctccctccttccctgctaacaCTCTTGGTACCTACCATGCAGCAcggcggcaaaagaggactgagggcATGTCGGGTGCGCCCCGCCTCTTAGACACTGTTTTTGGCGGGAAAGAACGGCTACATATGCGTGCAGAGAGGCAGGGGCGCTCCCTGGTGGTATTGAGCTATAAAATCTTTGAAAtcggctggcctgcgcatgcacagtcccatgtgggcctgcacggaagacctagatgaacaacagttacaggtaagcaaaaCACTGTTTTTCTCCCCACTTCAGCCACAGACAGAGCCAATACTCTCTTACGTGCTTTCACAAGAAGCAATAATTTTTTTGGGTAATATACGCTTTACCTAAACTTGTGACATGCAGAAAACAGCCATTTGAAATCCATGGTAGCCTTGAGAATATGTATAAAATCAAACAATCTTAAGACTTTCTTCTTCCTGCAAACAGAGAACCTGCACATTCACGCTACAAATTTAAGTCAGTTTGAAACTAATCACAAGTAGATTTAAATACCATGGCTTCCCCAAGAACCACAGGAAATGTAATATCACAAAGGTGGCTGAATTTACTTGTCAGTTTGGTGAACAACACTTTTTGGGCATCATTATTTTTGAACTATCATATTATACAGCCTTCAAACTAACTTGAATGTTTAGTGTTAGACATGATGTTAAAGGTGCTCATTACACACCATTAGTTACCATTTGTATTATAAAGAAATTCCACATTAGAAAATGTTTGACATGAATATATGTATAATCGAAGTGAGTTTGATGATTCAAAGAAACCAATGTGTCCTGTGAATGTGGCTTAATACATCACCCCTCTGTCATTGATGTGTTGTGAACCAGTAGGCTTACCATTTTGTctggtgtgtgtatatatgtgcctccaagtcacagttgacttaatggcaaccccagcaaggggctgtaaggcaagtgagaagcagaggtggtttgctagtgccttccactgcagagtcttccttggtggtggcctatccaagtactgaccctgcttagcttgcgaCATCTGAACAGGTTGGGGTATACCATGTCACCCTCCCTCCTTTCGTCTGGTAGCCTTGGCCTATGTAGTTCTGAAGTACTCACTTTCCAAGCTACTGATCCTTATGTGATCTTCCATAGTTTTCCTGCTGTGCCTTCTTCTGTCTTTGCTGTTTGAAAAGTATGTAAATATGAGGTTTCAGGTAACCTGGATGACTCCTTCCTGCCAGGTCTTGCATAAATCCTAAGGCTGCTCTGTCTTGTTGCAAAACAAATGCTTAGAGAACCATTGTGAAAATATACACAGGAATTCTGAGGACTAATCATTTTATGTAACTTGGAAAGTGTAGGAGGGGCTGAGGACACCCCATATTTACATATTACTATCTGTAATGGTGCCATTTCTGTCACTTTACCTTAGACTGAAAAACTTCTTAAAAAGATACCTGGGGCTCCCAGCCAAAGAAAAACCTTAATGGTTGttctgggttttccgggctgtattgccgtggtcttggcattgtagttcctgacgtttcgccagcagctgtggctggcatcttcagaggtgtagcaccaaaagacaaagatctctcagtatcacactGAGAGATCAGTGTCacctgtgacattgagagatctctgtcttttggtgctacacctctgaagatgccagccacagctgctggtgaaacgtcaggaactacaatgccaagaccacggcaatacagcccggaaaacccacaacaaccatcactctccggccgtgaaagcctttgacaatacatcgaaaaACCTTAATGTTTCCCCCTCTTTT from Eublepharis macularius isolate TG4126 chromosome 2, MPM_Emac_v1.0, whole genome shotgun sequence harbors:
- the LOC129323798 gene encoding uncharacterized protein LOC129323798; this translates as MHRSDEALAVGYRPCCVVACCSHPRSRELYGGSVEQDKRGQPRVVPSGQVSCSDLFQVGGSGAGPVCDSRESQGPMFLLQGRRRPRITWGRISTKLVRSPVLCLSPVPAASQGPQQGPERRGDSHPGGPVLAEATLVSLPSELAESVNQSPSSSRPSVLQGGVSPQHRETQTDGVADQTGGSFSSAVKHVLLNARRLSTRQSYALKWDKFSAWCRQRALDPFLAPLSDILEFLWEVKQKGLSNSSVKVYLPAISAFHPPIDKKSVFSHYSARLFLRGLNNLFPPIRALIPQWSLPLVLARLMSKPFEPLASCPLRFLSMKVAFLVAATSARRVGELAALSCEPPYLKLHPEKVVLRTKVEFLPKVVSRFHLSQELILPVFFPVQNSEAEKALHSLDVRRAILFYLDRVKSFRLDSNLFVCFAGQNKGKRATSQTISRWVVQTILTCYSAANLPCPLEVRAHSTRSQASSAALLRGVPLHDICRAATWASADTFVKHYALDILDRKETAVGTAVLHSIFV